TTCGGCTTGAAATTACTGATTGCTTGCATTCTAGCCTTTTTATCTTTCTCACGTTGCTTAAACGCTAATTCGTTTTGTTGTCTCTTCTTGAAAATTTCGTCTTCAACATCCCCGAGGTCGGACATTATCATTTGAACTCTGTCTAAATTTACGTCTCCACTATCTGTTAAAAATCcctgtaataaaaaattaccaCTGTCAATAGtgtcattatttaataaatattgttctttaACGACATCATTGTGCCAGACAAGTAATACGCACTcctgttttatatactgtttttttatataagttaacgaGTCTATCGATTGCCCCCTCTCTAATTTCCAATGATGGGAGATGAGGTAGAAAATCATTTCCTACGAAAAAACACATGAACACCCAATCATCGATAGCTCGTTCGAAATCGTACTTAAATGGTAGATTAGGCATTTGCAACTCTCTCTCTAAGTATTCCCTGAGTACATTTAATCGCACAAATATGTACTGGCATTCGGATCCGAAAgcattctcttcttctttctgaTTTAGCTCAGAACCCGTACATTCTTTCATTTCGTGGCCCAACTGACCGCATATGTCGCATGGTCTTGGTTTATTTGGTTTGAATTCTTCACGAATAATTGTGAAATTCGGTTCATGTGTAGCAAGTCCCAACATAATTAAATCAGCATCTGCTCCGCACAGAACGTGTTGCGTGTTGGGATCATGATCAGGTTGTGCTgttatatagaaatgtttaatacgTGTACAAaaacatatacaaaaaaaatgtttaataatgatATACagaattagttatttatttacctctTTGTTTACGTATAAAATCCATTATCTTGTGTTCTCCTTCACCCGGTACATTTGCATCACtcaaaattacttttatattcctCCAACCGGGGTCATTGTTTAAACGTTCGTGTATGTAATAATGTAAACATTTTGATAACCTTGCCATAAAAGGTGTGCCCTGTAATTGATTCAATAATTGAAGATGCTGTcccttttcaatattataatataaaataaacttatgCTACAAACCGGTGTAATACAATTACTATCAAAATGATCTTCTTTTGGCTTTTCTGGCGGTAATGATGCACCCTTCAATGCTAGTTCAGAACgtattcttttaatttcattaattttttcagttGTCTCTTTTGATGCTCTGAATCTTCTTGATCTTTGTTGATTCATTTTGGCTCTAGGTGCCTATAAATAACAATCGTGTTATCAATATACAATTACTCATTTTTATCCCAGATGAAAAGAATACATACAACTCCATCAATGGCCATATAAAGTAACTTCCTAGGTCTCACTATGCGAAACAGGCGATCAATACATTCAAAGATAGCTTCCATCATTTCATCTTCATCTTTTGGTGCTGGTCTGCAATGACACAaatcattatataaaatgtttttaaatagttcacaACTTCAGATTGctaattaatttgataaatacttACTTATCCTCTGGATGTGTACAAGGATGTATAATACCATTCATATCAAGATATAAATTGTCAAATTCCACTCCATTTGGATTTGGATCCTGTGAGTTCACAGGTACTCGTACGCCATTGGTAATTATAGACTATGAAAACAAGcatattgtatttgaaaaattagacATTTGATTGTGTtagaatacatttattttcaagtgTAATACTgaattatctaataataattctttatgtAATTGTCACATTTTTATCACGATACACTAGTATAAATTCAACTGTCATCAAACATgttcaaattaataaaatacttcacaaatatatcaaattattaCATGATACAGGtaaaaatcatataatactGGCAAGAAATATAAACTTTGTCTGTTCAACTAGTATCTGTtgcaaaataaatgaattattcatcgtCCAAACAAACAATCTAACCTACCTTCTGTTCGATGCATTCGACGATAACGGAAGGGTACTTTCTACTTAACCACCGAAAAAATGCTGGAACACCCATCTCTCACTCTTTACCGTCCTCTTTCTCTGCAGTTTTTTAGGTATTTCTTTTAATCGGTtcacaaaatgtttatttgtaaattaagcAATTACGAACTATTTTCACCGTTTACtcatatttaatttacaacatGTACTTAGATACAAACTCTGACTGGAATACCAAACTCGCTGTACAGTACTGCCACCTTCAGTTTTTACGTATCAACACATTAatacttcaaatttttaaataaaaaaacgatataaattataataatatgaaataaatgcctgaataatatttctaatgaattttacaataatatactCTGCCTTAATACCTATGAAAGCAATGTTATCTAtaataacagaataaaaatatttgttacatacTTTATGAAATACTCCCTCTATTAATTTGCCGGTCTCTACGTGCAGAAAGCGAACGTGTATTATAACGTACCCATAATTAGTGATAAATTGACACGGTATGCTACTTTTGAAAggattaattacttattttatttattacttagaaGAAACAGAGTTATGTCTACATAAGTATACTGACAATTTTCGGAAAGTAAAAGGGAGTTAACTAAATTCAAGTGGGAGGAGCACAACtcgttttcataattaataaatagttgTACAAAAATTCCTTCAATCATGAACTTAATACTAATAGTTTATTctacaagaaataattatttatactatgATATGTttcaaaaatggaaaattgcgTTCTGTTTCAGTAAGCTgcataataaaatagttccaaaatgcaacagaaaaatattgtgCATGGTCCAGCTGATTCTCTTCCtcaattcaaaaatttatcTATAGGACAATTACTTTTAAATCAGTTAAACATTCATAGATCTTGGGTAGCACAGgtaaacaattgaaatattttctttattgattatatgtataaaatacatttgttattatcgaacaataataatttttttagataaatgcTTACACAGGAAAAGAACAAACATTTAAAGATATTTTGGATGACAGTAGAAAACTAGCAATTGCTCTCGATAAGCAAGGATTAAAAAAAGATGATCGTATTGCTATATGCAGCGAAAACAATACAGAATTTTGTATACCAATGTGTGCTGCATTTTATTTAGGTGTTACTGTTTGTCCATTGAATCCACTCTATTCGGAAAGAGAATTGAAATATGCATTAAACATTACGAAACCAAAGTACATTTTTATATCAGACATTGCAATGATTAATATGCTCAAAGTTCATCCTCAGTTATATTGGTTGCCAAAGTTAATAATGTTAACAGaatcaaaaaataatacaattcccAACATAAAGAATTTAACATTAgacataattattgataataatttccACGCTTGTCCTATTGATGATGATCATGTAACGGTGATTCCCTACTCTAGTGGTACAACAGGATTGCCAAAGGGAGTGATGTTAACAAACAAAAACTTATTAGCTGTAATAAGAACTTTTGTAGTTTTAACacctgaaatattaaatactaatgtaACAACATTAGCTTTACTACCATTTTTTCATGCATACTCTCTCTCTGTACTTCTTGTAAGACTTACATTTGGGAATAAGAGTGTCATTTTACCACGTTTTGaagaaaatatgtttctacGAAccatagaaaaatatagaattgaatATATAACTCTTGTACCACCTCTTATGGTATTTCTGGCAAAACATCCTATCGTGGATAAATATGATTTATCCAGTGTTAAGGATATTTGGTAACTCTCTACCtatgtttcaataaattctatcattaaatttcaatgattaataACTACTTTTGTTTGATAAGGTGTGGTGCAGCACATTTGTCAGAAAATATCACAAAAGTAGTTGCCAaaagattaaatataaaaaatataaaacaaggcTTTGGGTTAACAGAAACCACTCTGGCTGTACTTATATCACCAAATAACAGTACGAAATATGGAAGTGTAGGGACACTGGTCCCAGGAATTTCAGGTAATTAAACCAAAATCCTGTTTTCataatatattcttaataacattttccttttcttttcttttcttttctatttagcAAAGGTAATACCAATAAACGGGGATGAATCAAATGAATCCCTAGGACCAAATAAGATTGGAGAATTATGTTTCAAAGGAGACTTGATAATGAAAGGATACTACAATAATGAGAAAGCTACAACAGCCACTATTGATAAAGATGGCTGGTTACATTCAGGAGATATAGGGTATTATGATGAacagtattatttttatgtaatagatCGTTTAAAAGAACTTATTAAGTACAAAGGATTTCAAGTTCCACCAGCTGAACTGGAAGCATTGCTATTAACATATCATGGAGTTAAAGATGCAGCGGTTATTGGTATACCGCATGAAGAAGCAGGTGAATTACCTGCTGCTTTCATTGTTAAACAAGATGGATTTAATATAACAGCAGAAgacattattaaatttgtaaatgGTGGGTATTGAACATcagagaaattgatatttattctttattctttaccAACGAAAACTGTTACAGAACGTGTATCAAGTCACAAACGACTTCGAGGTGGTGTCAAATTCGTGGACAGTATTCCCAAAACTGCATCAGGGAAAATACTGCATCGAGTTTTGCGCGATACGTTCAAATCAAAATTGTAGAGTTCTGATACTAAGAAGAAACATTATAAGTTTTAACTctacaattgttttatttttatatttatttgaaaccaTTAACCAacactatttaattttttttaataatacagaCCTTCAAATGCCTTAAAATGTAATACCAAAAGTTTCTTACTCTATTCCTATATTTAAAGTACTTTGTATTGCATACAAATGCATAAATGTACAGACTAAATTTTTTACACAGGGAAACAGATAATATGCgttattgtttcaatttttgttttacttcGTCTGGTATTTGATTTAAATACCACTGATGCGTTTCACCAGGAGCAGTAGCTAATATACCCCTTGCATTTGGAAATGATGTTGTTGcattatatgaataaaattctcCATAAAAGTCAGTTAGAGTACCACCAACAGCACAAAGAACAGCCTCAGGTGCACAAGTATCCCACCTTTTGCAGCCTTTACTAGCAAATACATAAGCATGAGCTTTTCCTTCCAACAAAAGTATTACCTAAAACCAAATACATTAAACTAACCACTCAGATAAATTTCAAGCCATTAATTGTGTATTATACCTTATATCCTGCGCCACCAACACGTAACACTTCATCGGGACATAAAGCATTTATAGCTGCTTGAACGTTACTATCTGAATGTGAACTAAAAGAGTATGTAATATTTGTTGTTACTAATTACAAACAATTGTaacttttataattctataaccAAAGCTTACCGCGTAGtagtaattattctttttccatCTGGGACTGCAATTGGTAAGAATCCCCCAAAACCTACACCATTAATACCCCAAATTGTTCGCCCCAATACATCACTATTAGTACTTTTATAATATGGTTGATGTATTACACCTCCAATTGCTCTTTCTCCGATTGCTACTCCTATTAAAACTGTAACATGTTCTACAAGTCCTTGTGTATATTCAGATGTTcctgaaatataattttctactaatatatatgatacataaaaaatgtatatattttattcatattaatcaAAACGCATGTATACCATCCAATGGATCTACCCAAACACATATATCTTTAGGATCAACATTTTCCAGGTGTGCtggtaattttaattgtaatacttcTTGCTCTGCCTCTGTCACAATCCAATCAGATGGGACATCATAATTTGTTGATTCTTCTTCACCAATAATAGTAATGTTTGGAAATTGAAAACTTAATGAAGCAATAATACACCTTTGAGCACAACGGTCAGCTTCAGTTTGTAAATCATTCTTGCccttttctattatatttaaaccTCCATGACTCATAACGTCTCTTATAATTTTACCTGCTCTCACAGTAGCACATATAGAGGATGCCACTATGCGTGACACTAAGGAAGCTGTCTGAGCCATATCTCAAATTTTCTTGTGAATAGTAATAGATATTAACTCTATATTCTTGAGATTAGAGGAACTGTGTCTTTTATGAACAACACTTTCAATATGTTGGGCATACAATCATTCTGCTTCAAACTAGGAAAACattgtaataaaaagaattacttTTCTCAAGGCTACATTGAGTAATACAAAGAAAAAGGTTACAGAATTTTGCAATAGACtttcacaaaattttatttagtatctcaattattcattgttataagaaataaaaatcttaaactttgatcacaaatattataagtaattttaattgatacaaaAACTGTtagaaagaataatttaaatgtcgtttaaatttcgttttcgtTCTTGGTTGCATACACagctatttaaaaaaatataaaattcatacctTTAATAATTGTATACGTAAAAGATTGCTAGATAAACCTCCGATCGATACatgtttttacatttttttggtTTCATATGAAACCATTAAAAATTtacagttaaataattttttaaaacgtaTTTTTGTGACAGTAAAATACTATTGTTATGAAATGGCATTAACACATTTCCTTAATGtacataattattcataaaaatagaattttgttgTCAGATACTAGAAAATGACGTAAGAAAAACATAGAAGAGAAGATACTTACAAAGTACTAATGCTATCTTAATCAACATATCAAAatgtaatgttataatatttttgttataataaagttcaatatatctACATAATCCGTACAATGTACAAAACACTTTTACGTataaggaaattttaaaaaaatacagaatctatgttttgtatatttgttatGTATCGCAATATTTTTTATCACAGCTGGTACAATTTTGCGTACAAGATGCTGATAATACGCAGCCGtaactaaattataaaaatgaaaacttaatAACAATTCTTAAGTAATaccgtgaaatataaaatatttattaaaaataaatcaactccggaatgttaaattattttcaaaacatgttCAATAACCTAACCGTAAATTAACTTTTCAATAtgtaaattctatatttctGACAAAAACAAACGATAAGTAAGAAAGAATTAGTATGATGCGGCAAAAGTTGTTATTATCaacatataatttcaaattgttatttCAAAAATCTTGTAATAGTAACACTGatcatttaataaagaaatctgCTTTAGAAATAAGTTCAATACGATTACTATATTGTGTTCAAACAAAGCTACTTTCtgacaaaaattttattctggactacgtaagaaatattaatttagaacatgaacaaaatattccatcacaatatttactttgtaaTACAAGTGTGTGTGATTTATACCTCATAAATAAAACAGTAGCTAAACAATTTGTTTCGCTAATTCAAGACGACCTGTTAAAAAATGCATCGCATGTAATGGAAGTGAATTCAGGTTTAGGTTTCATAACAGAAACATTGCTTGATATTGGTGTTCCATTTATACACATGTATGAAAAGgatatgatattttttaaatcattaaaaaagttGTGTACTAAATTTCCTGAAAAAGTAAGTTTAACAAAAGCTGATCTTTtcaatttatcaaaattaatgTATACAGAGCACAATAATGCTCATGcatatgatttattaaaatttgtacaacAAAAACAATGGAATGAAGAAAGTTGTATGCAAATAATTGGTACATTAAACAGATCAATGTTTCtgagacatttaatattaagtgCAGTCTTTAGAACATGTTTTATGATGTATGGACGATCAACATTTTACCTTGCCATACCACCATCGATATGGAATGTTAGTATAagagtatttttaatattctgtcaaaaatatattattttattcatattgttTACTTTTTAGAAATTTACAACAACTAATAATGCACTGGGTTATACCCAGATTATGTTTGAAACAATATTTGATTACCATGTTCTTGGAGAATTAGATAGAAAAGCATTTATACCATGGAACAAATATATTAGGAAACAAGTACAAATGAAAACTTCAACATTATataaagggaaagagaaacatGTTAAAAATTTATCTATTCTTTATGTTGTCAAAATTGAACCAAAACGTGAAATACCTGTAATCTGTTTTGGTAAAgaagatttaatatatttttggtattttattcgacattatttttacaaaccATCAGTGCGAGTGATACCTTCATTAGAGTAAGTAATTATATTACTACAATGCTATAGAAAGTAATATCCACACTATATAGCAATATGAAAGAAAcactattaaaaatacaatttattgatattttcagaaaattggtACCAGGTTGTGGTATACGATTGATAGAGAAGGATTTGAACGTGTTCACTCAGTTCAAGGATTTGAGTATTAAGGAAGTACACAATCTCTTTTTACAATTTCGAACCTGGCCAGAATTTGAAGGAAGCATTTTTACATTGAATGCAGCTGATGTTAAAAAATCATACATTAATTATGTACAGGCAGAACCAGAGGATCATGATGTTCACAACAACAGTGAATGGAGAGAACCTGAGAGTGAAACATACGAATTATGAATTatgttttattcataatatatcaGTCATGTTTGTAGTtattgtaaacaaaataaaaaattctaattatatagtaaaattgattgaagtataatataaatgttatgaagaatatttcacattttttacttATGTTACATATATTTCCTACATTTatcatacatttatatttatatatagcaaTAAATATAACAGTAGtgggagaaaattacagttcaCTACATATACTTGGTAGTGATTGGTTAGTGATTCTAATAGTCTTATTTTAATCAACTGTAGTTGACCTTGAAATCTCAGGATAAGGAAAGGTCACTTAAGGAAataagcattaaatatttttaataaatagtgATAGTAGATGATTTAAATCAGTAgtcatttatattaaaacttgAATAACCTACTTTGAACAAAAACGAATATCTGTggtaatttcttattttaagagTTGATTATTTGCTATACATATACAATGAAGTGGATAGTGTTTTGTGTTACACTGATAATATGGAATTGTATGATGTTATGTCAAGATATTATATTTCCAAATGAAGAGGAAATACCTCCCATTAGTAACAAAGGAccagtaattatatttaaataataatctatattacattacataataataaaatgtactcAATAGGTGTACTTCTTTAGATAACAGAACGTGTTCCAATAGTTGCACCAGGACAGTGTCCTGAAAATATGTTGCTTTATCCTGGATATGGAAACAGAAGTACATGGATATGTGACTGTAAACctagatttttatatttccctctAAACAACAGTTGCCATGAAGCTTATAGACAAGGGCCTTGTCCACCACAGAATTATGTAGTGTTGTTTAAAAACGAGAGTGTGCCCAAATGTGTGGAAAATCCATGCATTGAAGACGGTTTGGTAAAGTACAATAATGTATGTTATCCTCTCAGAGCTATAGGAGGTCCATGTGGTTCTGATGTATTGAGTGTAAATGAAACTACTTTTGAGCTGGAATGTGAACCAGCAAATATTGTaccttttataataattgatgcACCTAAGAGGCAATGTCCTACAGGGACTCGTAGGAACAGTCTTGGAATATGCAGAGATGTTATTTAAAGCGTTATTTACAGTTTcagattttttaatacaataaactTCTACATGTGTTTAGTTTACTCGCATATTATGagaatatattacatacatatttacaaaatatatttaagtaataTTGCTCCTAACACAATATTCATACagtttatatacattcattaatacatacatatttataaaatgtataatatcagCTTCCTCTATTAAAGGTTATTAAACTAATTGCAATACTTAaacaatgttatatattttcccTACTCTTACAGCCTGTATATACAAATAATGAagattttaatacaataaaaatactttacatGTAACGGTCATTTTTTTACCTTAAAATGAAGAACGTTTGTTAAGATATTGAATGTAACGTTCTAAGAGTATACATTAATGCTAATTACAAAGCATGTAAATAGCAATTTTATCCAGTCTTGATATGTATGAAGCTTAAAAACTAAGCAACAACTCATTCTTTTAACAAAaagtaattcattttaatatattatttctcatTTTAAAAAACTTACATTTAAGTTTTAAACTGTTCCATTCTTTCTCATAGGAAGCCATTTTCATTTAGAATGTATCAAATCatttatatcaattaaaaattgtgcGTCAGCAAAATTAATTCCACAACGTACAAAGACTTTTAAAAGCAAGTTTCAATGAAATCAGAGTATTGGAATTTCTATACTTTTTATAACTCAAATACTTTATAatacctttatatttttagttgaCTTCTTGGATCTCGTTACTTCTGGCAGCTTCTATCAATCTTTGTCTTTCTCTGTACAtggaaactttcatattttccagCTGATGATACCGTAACAATTTTAAGACTGCAAAAACTGACAGACCAACCCAAATGGACAAACTGGTCCAAGTTCCAAATTGAGCAGCACCTAATTCTATATGAAAACCAGATGTGTCTATTCCATCAGCTTTATCAATGTCATTTCCAGCTGCCAATTCACACGATGGAAATCTTTTTGTCATATTTTGACACCAAGTCATAAATCCAAGTGtaacaataattgcagcaattAAAGTAATCgttgtaagaaatattgaacTAACAACATCTATGAATGCAGACAGAAAGGAGCTGTCTTCACCACGATACATCAACACGGATAATCTATAGATTTGTATAGCAGatgtaatgaaca
Above is a genomic segment from Nomia melanderi isolate GNS246 chromosome 8, iyNomMela1, whole genome shotgun sequence containing:
- the mtTFB2 gene encoding mitochondrial transcription factor B2; the encoded protein is MMRQKLLLSTYNFKLLFQKSCNSNTDHLIKKSALEISSIRLLYCVQTKLLSDKNFILDYVRNINLEHEQNIPSQYLLCNTSVCDLYLINKTVAKQFVSLIQDDLLKNASHVMEVNSGLGFITETLLDIGVPFIHMYEKDMIFFKSLKKLCTKFPEKVSLTKADLFNLSKLMYTEHNNAHAYDLLKFVQQKQWNEESCMQIIGTLNRSMFLRHLILSAVFRTCFMMYGRSTFYLAIPPSIWNKFTTTNNALGYTQIMFETIFDYHVLGELDRKAFIPWNKYIRKQVQMKTSTLYKGKEKHVKNLSILYVVKIEPKREIPVICFGKEDLIYFWYFIRHYFYKPSVRVIPSLEKLVPGCGIRLIEKDLNVFTQFKDLSIKEVHNLFLQFRTWPEFEGSIFTLNAADVKKSYINYVQAEPEDHDVHNNSEWREPESETYEL
- the LOC116431690 gene encoding luciferin 4-monooxygenase, whose amino-acid sequence is MQQKNIVHGPADSLPQFKNLSIGQLLLNQLNIHRSWVAQINAYTGKEQTFKDILDDSRKLAIALDKQGLKKDDRIAICSENNTEFCIPMCAAFYLGVTVCPLNPLYSERELKYALNITKPKYIFISDIAMINMLKVHPQLYWLPKLIMLTESKNNTIPNIKNLTLDIIIDNNFHACPIDDDHVTVIPYSSGTTGLPKGVMLTNKNLLAVIRTFVVLTPEILNTNVTTLALLPFFHAYSLSVLLVRLTFGNKSVILPRFEENMFLRTIEKYRIEYITLVPPLMVFLAKHPIVDKYDLSSVKDIWCGAAHLSENITKVVAKRLNIKNIKQGFGLTETTLAVLISPNNSTKYGSVGTLVPGISAKVIPINGDESNESLGPNKIGELCFKGDLIMKGYYNNEKATTATIDKDGWLHSGDIGYYDEQYYFYVIDRLKELIKYKGFQVPPAELEALLLTYHGVKDAAVIGIPHEEAGELPAAFIVKQDGFNITAEDIIKFVNERVSSHKRLRGGVKFVDSIPKTASGKILHRVLRDTFKSKL
- the LOC116431695 gene encoding transmembrane protein 179, which translates into the protein MALTNILLLSQISGYIVAFILSLCIIIPMSLHQDEFSGHCLLFSTGTWQESDGQFVVNWASHAYCHYTIFVGLMLFITSAIQIYRLSVLMYRGEDSSFLSAFIDVVSSIFLTTITLIAAIIVTLGFMTWCQNMTKRFPSCELAAGNDIDKADGIDTSGFHIELGAAQFGTWTSLSIWVGLSVFAVLKLLRYHQLENMKVSMYRERQRLIEAARSNEIQEVN
- the LOC116431696 gene encoding uncharacterized protein LOC116431696, with the protein product MKWIVFCVTLIIWNCMMLCQDIIFPNEEEIPPISNKGPITERVPIVAPGQCPENMLLYPGYGNRSTWICDCKPRFLYFPLNNSCHEAYRQGPCPPQNYVVLFKNESVPKCVENPCIEDGLVKYNNVCYPLRAIGGPCGSDVLSVNETTFELECEPANIVPFIIIDAPKRQCPTGTRRNSLGICRDVI
- the LOC116431694 gene encoding 3'(2'),5'-bisphosphate nucleotidase 1; the encoded protein is MAQTASLVSRIVASSICATVRAGKIIRDVMSHGGLNIIEKGKNDLQTEADRCAQRCIIASLSFQFPNITIIGEEESTNYDVPSDWIVTEAEQEVLQLKLPAHLENVDPKDICVWVDPLDGTSEYTQGLVEHVTVLIGVAIGERAIGGVIHQPYYKSTNSDVLGRTIWGINGVGFGGFLPIAVPDGKRIITTTRSHSDSNVQAAINALCPDEVLRVGGAGYKVILLLEGKAHAYVFASKGCKRWDTCAPEAVLCAVGGTLTDFYGEFYSYNATTSFPNARGILATAPGETHQWYLNQIPDEVKQKLKQ